The Nocardia sp. BMG51109 nucleotide sequence CAACTACATGGCGGTCCTCGGCAAGCGCTAGGACGAGTCGTGGTCTGGCCGGCAGATCGTAGAAGCGGGGGAGGGAGTGTTGTCCGGTGTAGAGGCGGCGGCTGCGACATCAAGACCCTCGCCGCCCAAGCCGAGGTCGACCGCACCGCCTTCTACGGCAGCCGGCCCTACGCGCACCTGCGCGCCGAATTCGAACACCGACTCCAGCAACTCCAACAAGACGGCGAAACCCCGGACCCGAAACTCGGCCGGATCGAACGTCTGAAAGCCGAGATCAACAAGCTCAAAAACCGTCTGGCACAGGCAGAGTCAACAAACGAGCAACTATCCGACTTCCGGACCCAGGCCCTCGCCAGAATCGCTGCCCAACACGACGAAATCGAGCGGCTCCGCACAGCTACGTCCTCAGCTTCGACAGTCACTCGGCTGCCGCCCGCGCGACAGAAGATCATCGGCCCATGCTGACCAACATGGGCAGTGACATACATCATAAGCACGCGGACCTTATCGCTACACAGCAGGCGATCGACATCGCGAACGCTCGCCCGAAATCGGCTCAGCTCCAATGCAACACGAACCCGACCGCACACGGCGACTGCGGACACAAGCCACATGTGGGCCACCGACGCGGTCAGCAACGGCCTACCCGTCCATATCGCCTCGAAGCTGTTGGGGCACAGGTCCATCAGCACCACCCAGATCTATGTAGCCGTGTTCGACGAACAGCTCGTCCGCTCTTACCGAGCGTTCCTCGATGCCCGCCGAGCGCTGCGTCCCGAGGCCGAATACCGTGAGCCAACCGGCGAGGAATGGGATCACTTCCAGCAGCACTTTGAGCTGCGTAAGCTCGAACTCGGCACCTGTGGGCGCCCTTACGGCAGTCCGTGTCGCCATGAGCACGCATGTATCAGGTGCCCGAGCCTGCGGGTGGAGACCCGTGCCCGAGATCGGCTTGCCGAGATCGCGGCCAACCTGCGTGACCGGATCGCTGAGGCCCGCGCCAACGGTTGGACCGGTGAGGTCGAGGGCCTGCGTGCCGGCCTCAACGCCGCGGCAGCGA carries:
- a CDS encoding tyrosine-type recombinase/integrase: MTYIISTRTLSLHSRRSTSRTLARNRLSSNATRTRPHTATADTSHMWATDAVSNGLPVHIASKLLGHRSISTTQIYVAVFDEQLVRSYRAFLDARRALRPEAEYREPTGEEWDHFQQHFELRKLELGTCGRPYGSPCRHEHACIRCPSLRVETRARDRLAEIAANLRDRIAEARANGWTGEVEGLRAGLNAAAAKLASIDRINQRSDGSTLTALGMPETKTSASAQAASPNVVPPSWNCRKPCVV